The following coding sequences are from one Paenibacillus sp. JDR-2 window:
- a CDS encoding MgtC/SapB family protein has translation MFAIKLGAALALGLLIGVDRQLRHKPLGIKTSMVISVASCLITMVSIEAASSLARPGMTNMDPMRLAAQIVSGVGFIGAGVILRRNNDVISGLTTAAMVWSASALGIAAGAGFYKEAFTAAGIIILAVNLVPLAVRSLGPSKLRERDVSVCLTFDRSAELDGTLASIRSDHQIKHTTIKDIGDGRMQIRLVLSSGELYPTTSIYEEMRRFKNVLSVEVENLSS, from the coding sequence CTGTTTGCAATTAAGCTTGGGGCGGCATTAGCCCTTGGTCTGCTCATCGGGGTAGACCGTCAGCTTCGTCATAAGCCGCTTGGCATTAAGACAAGCATGGTCATTTCGGTTGCCAGCTGCCTCATTACGATGGTATCCATCGAAGCGGCTTCCTCGCTTGCCCGCCCGGGCATGACCAATATGGATCCGATGCGTCTCGCCGCCCAAATCGTAAGCGGAGTTGGCTTTATTGGCGCCGGGGTCATTCTGCGGCGGAACAACGACGTTATCTCCGGCCTGACAACGGCCGCGATGGTGTGGTCCGCCTCGGCGCTCGGCATTGCGGCGGGCGCGGGCTTTTACAAGGAGGCCTTCACGGCTGCCGGCATTATCATTCTGGCCGTTAACCTCGTACCTCTTGCCGTTCGGTCGCTTGGCCCATCCAAGCTGCGGGAGCGCGACGTATCGGTATGCTTGACCTTCGACCGCTCGGCCGAGCTGGACGGTACGCTGGCAAGCATCCGGTCGGATCATCAGATCAAGCATACAACGATTAAGGATATCGGGGATGGCCGGATGCAAATCCGGCTTGTCCTGTCATCCGGAGAGCTGTATCCGACGACTTCGATCTACGAGGAAATGCGCCGGTTTAAAAACGTGCTGTCGGTTGAAGTCGAAAAT
- a CDS encoding glycoside hydrolase family 88/105 protein, whose amino-acid sequence MTVYIEPRDSARSAFGDDEHRILELLASRYVGANPSIPFAYRPFSKQGILQNEEGLYDMELGSRWPQAVTGDYAYVYGLVWSDNERSIDCNLEPIGPIRLYMNDQLLFRTSAVEEMKPDARVVVPMLLAQGWNRILIEARRTPAGFGCRFGADEAKVRILNVLAPFAGRDGNAGWVFSEPVKKSLYGELGFPNERLPEEETGIRWLPRTKWQEDEMSQPNLERLFGTPETTVAGYGWTKLPFLSGTESLELEGKVFGPASVWLDGKLVLSLAEAGAFRESLKPEAGSGHLLIRTESSKHGWGFELNASSDGKSLALQQPVHIHGYDGEWIYAGPIAANAELDASEVGRLSALLPAVRLDGQAAGSTYWELDMPKTRLRPYYENAMLSNKWTVGTATNYGRWDYPLGVTMYGLLRTARELNREEWSRYALSHIRTCTDMYDYSLWDRREYGFPSVNHQLVLMKMLDNCGSFGSAMLEAYLQEGDDVFRRIADSIVDFMLKRLERREDGAFFRLSEGEYFDKTMWADDLYMSAPFLTRYAVITGDREVLNEAARQFLLFRRYLFIEEERIMSHVYDFKYGQATRVPWGRGNGWVLFSLSELLERLPEDHSDREALLDFFKAMCAGVAGLQSGSGLWRQVLNQAEAYEEASCTAMFAYAFSRGIRFGWLNNNDAHDYAAAARKAWKGLTEKAIDRSGSVHGVCSGSRYSFSPDYYMYDLRTVVNDNHGIGIMMLAGVEVSKLNRAGNN is encoded by the coding sequence ATGACCGTATATATAGAGCCTAGGGATAGTGCAAGATCTGCGTTTGGCGATGATGAACACCGCATTTTGGAGCTGCTGGCGAGCCGCTATGTCGGAGCGAATCCGTCCATTCCGTTTGCGTATCGCCCCTTTTCGAAACAAGGTATTTTGCAAAATGAAGAAGGTCTGTACGACATGGAGCTTGGCTCCAGATGGCCGCAGGCGGTAACCGGCGATTACGCTTACGTGTACGGGCTTGTATGGAGCGACAATGAACGCTCCATTGATTGCAATCTCGAGCCGATTGGCCCCATTCGACTATACATGAACGACCAGCTGCTGTTCCGTACTTCCGCCGTGGAAGAGATGAAGCCGGATGCCCGCGTCGTTGTTCCGATGCTGCTGGCGCAAGGCTGGAACCGGATTCTGATCGAGGCAAGACGGACCCCTGCGGGCTTTGGCTGCCGGTTTGGGGCGGATGAAGCGAAGGTGCGGATTCTGAACGTGCTTGCTCCATTCGCCGGACGGGACGGAAATGCGGGATGGGTATTCTCCGAGCCGGTGAAGAAGTCTTTGTACGGGGAACTAGGCTTCCCTAACGAACGTTTACCGGAAGAGGAGACCGGCATCCGCTGGCTTCCCCGAACGAAATGGCAGGAGGATGAAATGTCTCAGCCTAACCTAGAGCGCCTCTTCGGTACTCCGGAGACAACAGTGGCCGGTTACGGCTGGACCAAGCTTCCTTTCCTGTCGGGTACAGAATCGCTTGAGCTTGAAGGAAAGGTATTTGGGCCGGCATCGGTATGGCTGGACGGCAAGCTGGTGCTGAGCCTGGCCGAAGCGGGAGCATTCCGCGAAAGTCTGAAGCCGGAAGCCGGCAGCGGTCATCTGTTGATCCGTACGGAAAGCAGCAAGCATGGCTGGGGCTTTGAACTGAATGCTTCGTCTGATGGCAAGTCACTGGCCCTTCAGCAGCCCGTGCACATTCATGGCTATGACGGAGAGTGGATTTATGCCGGGCCTATTGCGGCAAATGCGGAGCTGGATGCTTCGGAAGTTGGCCGGCTGTCTGCCCTGCTGCCTGCCGTTCGTTTAGACGGTCAAGCCGCGGGCAGCACGTACTGGGAGCTGGATATGCCTAAGACCCGGCTTCGTCCTTATTATGAAAACGCGATGCTGAGCAACAAGTGGACGGTTGGCACGGCTACCAATTACGGGCGGTGGGACTATCCGCTTGGCGTTACGATGTACGGTTTGCTGCGCACGGCCCGGGAATTGAACCGGGAGGAATGGTCGCGTTACGCTTTGTCGCATATCCGCACCTGTACGGACATGTACGATTATTCCTTGTGGGACCGGCGGGAATACGGATTCCCGAGCGTCAATCATCAGCTGGTGCTGATGAAGATGCTGGATAATTGCGGCTCGTTCGGCTCGGCGATGCTGGAAGCTTATCTTCAGGAAGGAGACGATGTATTCCGCCGCATTGCGGATTCCATCGTCGACTTTATGCTGAAACGGCTGGAGCGGAGGGAAGACGGAGCTTTCTTCCGGCTCAGCGAAGGGGAATATTTCGATAAAACCATGTGGGCGGACGATCTGTACATGAGCGCGCCGTTTCTGACCCGTTATGCCGTCATTACCGGGGACCGGGAAGTACTGAACGAGGCAGCCCGGCAATTTTTGCTGTTCCGCCGTTACCTCTTTATAGAAGAAGAACGGATTATGTCGCATGTCTATGATTTCAAATACGGCCAGGCAACCAGAGTGCCTTGGGGACGGGGGAACGGATGGGTGCTGTTCTCGCTTTCCGAGCTGCTTGAACGTCTGCCGGAGGATCATTCGGACCGCGAGGCATTGCTCGATTTCTTCAAGGCGATGTGTGCCGGAGTTGCCGGCTTGCAGAGCGGCTCGGGCCTCTGGAGACAAGTTCTGAACCAGGCGGAAGCCTATGAGGAAGCCTCTTGTACCGCGATGTTCGCTTATGCCTTCTCCCGAGGTATTCGTTTCGGCTGGCTGAACAATAACGATGCCCATGATTACGCAGCCGCAGCAAGAAAAGCCTGGAAAGGTCTGACCGAGAAGGCCATCGACCGTTCGGGCAGCGTACACGGCGTATGCAGCGGCTCGCGATACTCCTTCTCGCCGGATTACTATATGTACGACCTGCGTACCGTCGTCAATGACAATCATGGCATTGGCATTATGATGCTTGCCGGAGTTGAAGTAAGCAAGCTTAACCGCGCAGGGAACAACTAA